Proteins from one Tsuneonella aeria genomic window:
- a CDS encoding DUF72 domain-containing protein — MTIRVGVGGWTYEPWRGAFYPQGLTQKRELAFAARALTAIEINATYYGRQKPQSWHNWAAAVPDGFVFSVKASKYCTQRKVLADSGESIRKFLEQGFTALGDKLGPINWQLADGKTFDRDDFARFLDLIPERQDGVPLRHAVEVRHASFCHPAFLDLARARNIAVVFADSDAFPRIEEQTADFTYARLQRTLEDIDTGYDAAALDAWARQAKAWADGDRDVFIYFISGAKVRNPAAAMALIERLAS; from the coding sequence TTGACCATTCGGGTCGGCGTTGGTGGCTGGACGTACGAGCCGTGGCGCGGGGCATTCTATCCCCAGGGCCTGACGCAGAAGCGCGAGCTTGCGTTCGCGGCGCGGGCGCTCACCGCGATCGAGATCAACGCCACATATTACGGACGGCAGAAGCCCCAAAGCTGGCACAATTGGGCCGCTGCGGTGCCCGATGGTTTCGTCTTCAGCGTGAAGGCCTCGAAGTATTGCACCCAGCGCAAGGTGCTCGCTGACAGCGGCGAATCGATCCGCAAGTTCTTGGAGCAAGGCTTCACCGCGCTCGGCGACAAGCTGGGCCCGATCAACTGGCAACTCGCGGACGGCAAGACGTTCGACCGCGACGACTTCGCGCGCTTCCTCGATCTCATCCCGGAAAGGCAGGACGGCGTGCCGCTGCGCCACGCGGTGGAGGTGCGGCACGCCAGCTTCTGCCACCCGGCTTTCCTGGACCTGGCCCGCGCGCGGAACATCGCGGTTGTCTTCGCCGATTCCGATGCCTTTCCCCGTATCGAAGAGCAGACCGCAGACTTCACCTATGCGCGCCTTCAGCGCACCCTCGAGGATATCGATACCGGGTACGACGCCGCCGCGCTCGATGCCTGGGCCCGGCAGGCAAAGGCCTGGGCCGATGGCGATCGCGACGTGTTTATCTATTTCATCTCGGGCGCGAAAGTCCGCAATCCGGCGGCTGCAATGGCCCTGATCGAACGTCTGGCCTCGTAA
- the purL gene encoding phosphoribosylformylglycinamidine synthase subunit PurL, giving the protein MAEITQDVVEAHGLSPEEYERVLHAMGREPNLVELGIFSVMWSEHCSYKSSRLHLKKLPTEAPWVICGPGENAGVIDIGDGQAAIFKMESHNHPSYIEPYQGAATGVGGILRDVFTMGARPVANMNALRFGRPDHPKMKHLVKGVVAGIGGYGNCVGVPTVGGETNFHPAYDGNILVNAMTVGVADADKIFYSAATGVGNPIVYVGSKTGRDGIHGATMASADFAEDAEAKRPTVQVGDPFTEKLLIEACLELMATDAIVAIQDMGAAGLTSSSVEMATNGKAGIRLVMDNVPCREEGMTPYEMMLSESQERMLMVLKPGREAEAEAIFHKWELDFAVIGEVTDTGHMVLEWQGEVVADIPLGPLAADAPLYDRPAMSREEYKAWAQVNPLREVPHSTDIGADLLKLMASPDLASRRWIWEQYDSQVGADTLQLSGGDAAVVRVHGTRKALAMTTDCTPRYCYADPYEGGKQAIAEAYRNLCAVGARPLAVTNCLNFANPQRPEIMAQLTGCLEGMGDACRALDFPIVSGNVSLYNESKATGGGSAILPTPAIGGVGVIDDYARMATIGFKSEGEALILIGHTAGHIGQSLWLRECHGFEGGDAPPVDLDLERRHAEFVRALVADGRFSAVHDCSDGGALVAIAEMALAGNIGVEVALPDVPTPAAVLFGEDQARYLVSTPQPDAVLSAASDAGVFAATVGTTGGIAVGGPGFSVPLVTLREASDSFFRDWMAD; this is encoded by the coding sequence ATGGCCGAAATCACCCAGGATGTCGTCGAGGCCCATGGCCTCAGCCCCGAGGAATACGAGCGCGTGCTGCACGCGATGGGGCGGGAGCCGAACCTCGTGGAGCTCGGCATCTTTTCGGTCATGTGGTCCGAACACTGCAGCTACAAGTCGAGCCGCCTGCATCTCAAGAAGCTGCCGACCGAAGCGCCGTGGGTCATCTGCGGCCCGGGTGAGAACGCGGGCGTGATCGACATCGGCGACGGGCAAGCGGCGATCTTCAAGATGGAGAGCCACAACCACCCCAGCTATATCGAACCCTACCAGGGCGCCGCGACGGGCGTAGGTGGCATCTTGCGGGATGTGTTCACGATGGGCGCGCGGCCGGTCGCCAACATGAACGCGCTGCGTTTCGGCAGGCCCGATCACCCGAAGATGAAGCACCTGGTGAAGGGCGTGGTCGCCGGAATCGGCGGATACGGCAACTGCGTCGGCGTGCCCACAGTGGGCGGCGAGACCAACTTCCACCCTGCCTACGACGGCAACATCCTGGTGAACGCCATGACAGTTGGCGTCGCCGATGCCGACAAGATCTTCTACTCCGCTGCGACCGGCGTGGGCAATCCGATCGTCTACGTCGGCTCCAAGACAGGGCGCGACGGGATCCACGGCGCCACCATGGCCAGCGCTGATTTTGCCGAAGACGCGGAGGCGAAGCGTCCGACGGTGCAGGTCGGCGATCCGTTCACCGAGAAACTGCTCATCGAGGCTTGCCTCGAGCTGATGGCGACCGACGCGATCGTCGCGATTCAGGATATGGGCGCAGCCGGCCTCACTTCCTCCAGCGTGGAGATGGCGACCAACGGTAAGGCGGGCATCCGCCTCGTGATGGACAACGTCCCCTGCCGCGAAGAAGGCATGACGCCCTACGAGATGATGCTGTCCGAGAGTCAGGAGCGCATGCTCATGGTCCTGAAGCCCGGCCGCGAGGCTGAGGCGGAGGCGATCTTCCACAAGTGGGAACTGGATTTCGCGGTGATCGGCGAAGTGACCGACACCGGGCACATGGTGCTCGAATGGCAGGGCGAAGTCGTCGCCGACATCCCCCTCGGGCCGCTCGCCGCCGACGCGCCTCTTTACGACCGGCCGGCGATGAGCCGCGAGGAATACAAGGCCTGGGCGCAGGTGAACCCGCTTCGCGAAGTGCCGCACAGCACCGACATCGGCGCGGACTTGCTCAAACTGATGGCCAGCCCAGACCTCGCATCGCGCCGCTGGATATGGGAGCAATACGATAGCCAGGTCGGCGCCGACACGCTCCAGCTGTCGGGCGGCGACGCGGCGGTGGTGCGCGTCCACGGCACCCGCAAGGCGCTGGCGATGACCACCGATTGCACCCCGCGATATTGCTACGCCGATCCATACGAAGGGGGAAAGCAGGCCATCGCCGAGGCTTACCGCAATCTTTGCGCGGTGGGTGCGCGTCCGCTGGCGGTGACGAACTGCCTCAATTTCGCGAACCCGCAGCGGCCCGAAATCATGGCACAACTCACGGGCTGCCTGGAAGGCATGGGCGACGCCTGCCGCGCGCTGGACTTCCCCATCGTGAGCGGCAACGTCAGCCTCTATAACGAAAGCAAGGCCACCGGTGGCGGCAGCGCGATCCTTCCGACACCTGCGATCGGCGGCGTCGGCGTGATCGACGACTACGCGAGGATGGCGACGATCGGCTTCAAGTCCGAAGGCGAAGCCCTGATCCTGATCGGCCATACGGCGGGTCACATAGGGCAGAGCCTCTGGCTGCGGGAATGCCATGGGTTTGAAGGCGGCGACGCGCCGCCCGTGGACCTCGACCTCGAACGCAGGCACGCGGAATTCGTGCGTGCGCTTGTGGCAGACGGGCGCTTCAGCGCAGTACACGATTGCTCTGATGGTGGGGCGCTGGTCGCGATTGCGGAGATGGCGCTGGCCGGCAACATCGGCGTCGAGGTCGCCCTGCCCGATGTCCCGACCCCGGCTGCGGTGTTGTTCGGAGAAGACCAGGCGCGGTACCTCGTCAGCACGCCCCAGCCCGACGCCGTCCTGTCGGCAGCAAGCGACGCAGGGGTGTTCGCTGCGACTGTTGGCACGACCGGAGGGATTGCGGTCGGCGGACCGGGGTTCAGCGTCCCCCTCGTCACCTTGCGCGAAGCCAGCGACAGTTTCTTCCGCGACTGGATGGCCGATTGA
- a CDS encoding exodeoxyribonuclease VII small subunit → MADENSDIANLSFEDALRALEQVVARLESGDVPLDQSIALYERGEALRKHCQARLDTAQARIEKIVQRPDGSASHAVPFDSES, encoded by the coding sequence ATGGCAGACGAAAATTCCGATATCGCGAACCTGTCGTTCGAGGATGCCCTCCGCGCGCTCGAACAGGTTGTGGCCAGGCTGGAAAGCGGCGACGTCCCGCTGGACCAGTCCATTGCGCTCTACGAACGGGGGGAGGCGCTGCGGAAGCATTGCCAGGCCCGCCTGGACACCGCTCAGGCGCGGATCGAGAAGATCGTGCAGCGTCCCGACGGCAGCGCCAGTCACGCGGTTCCGTTCGACAGCGAAAGCTGA
- a CDS encoding polyprenyl synthetase family protein, whose translation MLGNGPLEAALARIQREVDAAFESILPVPDDTRAQLVEAMRYAAIGGGKRVRPLLTVSVATLHGADRSAAVRVGCAVEAIHAYSLVHDDLPCMDDDDLRHGKPTVHKAFDEATAVLAGDSLHALAFEILSAPETSGDPFVRAELVATLAVASGWGGMAGGQMMDMAAGSQRYDLHTITRLQQLKTGALLSAAVEMGAVLARVPEEGRGHLRAYARDIGLAFQIADDLLDVEGDEALAGKALRKDDAAGKATFVSLMGRNDARRQARALVEQAIGHLGSYGTEADLLRALARYVVERNT comes from the coding sequence ATGCTTGGGAATGGCCCTCTGGAGGCGGCGCTCGCGCGGATCCAGCGCGAGGTCGACGCCGCATTCGAAAGCATCCTGCCCGTCCCCGACGATACGCGCGCGCAGCTGGTCGAGGCGATGCGCTATGCCGCGATTGGCGGGGGCAAGCGTGTGCGCCCCCTTCTGACCGTGTCGGTGGCGACGCTGCATGGGGCGGATCGCAGTGCCGCCGTTCGGGTCGGATGCGCGGTGGAGGCGATCCATGCCTATTCCCTGGTCCATGATGACCTGCCGTGCATGGACGATGACGATCTGCGCCACGGCAAGCCCACGGTGCACAAGGCGTTCGATGAAGCGACCGCAGTTCTTGCAGGCGATTCGCTCCACGCACTGGCGTTCGAGATTCTCTCGGCGCCTGAAACGAGCGGCGATCCGTTCGTGAGGGCCGAGCTTGTCGCGACGCTGGCCGTCGCTAGCGGATGGGGCGGCATGGCGGGCGGGCAGATGATGGACATGGCCGCCGGCAGCCAACGTTACGACCTCCACACGATCACGCGCCTGCAGCAGCTCAAGACCGGGGCGCTGCTGAGCGCGGCAGTGGAAATGGGCGCGGTCCTCGCCCGCGTGCCGGAGGAGGGGCGGGGGCACCTTCGCGCCTATGCCCGTGACATCGGGCTGGCGTTCCAGATTGCGGACGACCTCCTCGACGTGGAGGGTGACGAGGCATTGGCAGGCAAGGCCCTGCGCAAGGACGATGCCGCCGGCAAGGCGACTTTCGTCAGCCTGATGGGCCGGAATGATGCCCGCCGACAGGCTCGCGCCCTTGTCGAGCAAGCGATTGGGCATCTCGGTAGTTATGGAACTGAGGCAGACCTGTTGCGGGCGCTTGCACGCTACGTTGTCGAAAGGAACACTTGA
- the coaD gene encoding pantetheine-phosphate adenylyltransferase, whose product MNRAAPAERIGIYPGTFDPITLGHADIIRRGSKLVDRLIIGVTTNPSKDPMFTPDERMAMVKREVASLGLENVEVVGFNALLMHWAEKMGASVIVRGLRAVADFEYEYQMAGMNQQLSQDIETVFLMADVSLQPIASKLVKEIALFGGEIAPFVSGPVRADVIARVDRIGRRGDL is encoded by the coding sequence GTGAACCGTGCAGCCCCGGCCGAACGGATCGGCATCTACCCGGGTACGTTCGATCCCATTACGCTGGGCCATGCCGACATCATCCGGCGCGGGAGCAAGCTCGTCGACCGCCTGATCATCGGCGTGACGACCAATCCCAGCAAGGACCCGATGTTCACGCCCGACGAGCGCATGGCGATGGTGAAGCGCGAAGTCGCCTCGCTTGGCCTCGAAAACGTCGAAGTCGTCGGCTTCAACGCACTGCTCATGCACTGGGCGGAAAAGATGGGCGCCAGCGTGATTGTTCGCGGCCTTCGCGCGGTGGCGGACTTCGAATACGAATACCAGATGGCCGGGATGAACCAGCAGTTGAGCCAGGATATCGAAACGGTGTTCTTGATGGCCGACGTCTCGCTGCAACCCATTGCCAGCAAGCTGGTAAAGGAAATCGCCCTGTTCGGCGGCGAGATCGCGCCCTTCGTCAGCGGACCGGTGCGCGCGGACGTGATCGCCCGCGTGGACCGGATCGGCCGGCGCGGCGACCTCTGA
- a CDS encoding peptidylprolyl isomerase encodes MHLRLFASAAFAALAIVTVPAAAQDDAAAPAAEAPVAAAEVAPAGPRVYAPIDYSIANDPENVLLLDLSNGKRVAIRLMPDWAPAHVDRIKTLTRQGFYDGVIFHRVIEGFMAQSGDPTGTGRGGSTLPDLKAEFNPMPHLRGTISMAHAASDDSANSQFFITFYPRFSLDRKYTNFGRVIAGMDGIDAIQRGEPPANPTVIVQASIAADGKPQAFAPPPAAPVQEEVTADMLNAPQTN; translated from the coding sequence ATGCATCTTCGCCTGTTCGCTTCGGCGGCGTTCGCCGCGCTGGCGATTGTCACTGTTCCCGCCGCCGCGCAGGATGATGCAGCGGCCCCTGCTGCCGAGGCACCCGTCGCTGCGGCCGAAGTCGCGCCGGCCGGTCCGCGTGTCTATGCGCCGATCGATTATTCCATCGCGAACGATCCGGAAAACGTGCTTCTGCTGGACCTTTCCAACGGCAAGCGCGTCGCCATCCGCCTGATGCCCGATTGGGCGCCCGCGCACGTCGACCGGATCAAGACGCTGACCCGGCAGGGCTTCTATGACGGGGTGATCTTTCACCGCGTGATCGAAGGGTTCATGGCGCAGTCCGGCGATCCGACTGGCACGGGCCGTGGTGGGTCGACGCTTCCGGACCTGAAGGCGGAGTTCAACCCGATGCCGCACCTGCGCGGGACCATTTCGATGGCGCACGCCGCAAGCGACGATTCGGCGAACAGCCAGTTTTTCATTACGTTCTACCCGCGCTTCAGCCTTGACCGGAAATACACGAACTTCGGACGGGTTATTGCCGGGATGGACGGGATCGACGCGATCCAGCGCGGCGAGCCGCCCGCGAATCCCACGGTAATCGTCCAGGCTTCCATCGCAGCGGACGGCAAGCCGCAGGCCTTTGCGCCCCCGCCTGCCGCCCCGGTCCAGGAAGAGGTGACCGCGGACATGCTGAACGCGCCGCAGACCAATTGA
- the queA gene encoding tRNA preQ1(34) S-adenosylmethionine ribosyltransferase-isomerase QueA, which produces MRVDLFDFDLPPDLIALRPARPRDAARLLVAQGERPFTDRTVRDLPSFLRPGDVLVFNDTRVIPAQLEGKRGDARIGATLHKRIDLRRWQAFIRNAKRLREGDTIAFPAGVTASAETRHADGSWTLAFDGDDPVEVLLERAGSMPLPPYIAGKRPTDDADRADYQTMFADKDGAVAAPTAALHFTPELIAALDAAGVGREMLTLHVGAGTFLPVKAEDTTDHAMHAEWGRIDAETAARLNAARAAGGRLIAVGTTSLRLLESAARADGIHAFEGDTSIFITPGYRFHAVDGLMTNFHLPRSTLFMLVSALMGRERMQAVYAHAISHGYRFYSYGDSSLLLP; this is translated from the coding sequence ATGCGTGTTGACCTGTTCGATTTCGATCTTCCGCCAGACCTGATCGCCCTTCGCCCGGCGCGGCCGCGTGATGCGGCGCGGCTGCTGGTCGCCCAAGGCGAACGGCCTTTCACCGACCGCACGGTGCGTGACCTGCCCTCGTTCCTGCGTCCCGGTGACGTTCTGGTATTCAACGATACCCGCGTCATCCCCGCGCAGTTGGAAGGGAAGCGGGGCGATGCGCGGATCGGCGCCACGCTGCACAAGCGTATCGATCTCAGGCGCTGGCAGGCGTTCATCCGCAACGCCAAACGGCTGCGGGAGGGGGATACAATCGCTTTTCCCGCCGGTGTCACAGCCAGCGCCGAAACCCGCCACGCGGATGGATCGTGGACTCTGGCCTTCGACGGCGATGACCCGGTGGAGGTCCTACTGGAGCGGGCAGGGAGCATGCCACTACCGCCATACATCGCGGGCAAGCGTCCAACCGATGACGCGGATCGCGCCGATTATCAGACCATGTTCGCGGACAAGGACGGCGCCGTTGCCGCGCCCACCGCTGCGCTCCACTTCACGCCGGAGCTGATCGCGGCGCTTGATGCAGCGGGCGTGGGTCGTGAAATGCTTACCCTGCATGTCGGGGCGGGCACATTCCTGCCGGTGAAGGCAGAAGATACCACCGACCACGCGATGCACGCCGAATGGGGCCGGATCGACGCCGAAACCGCCGCCCGGCTCAATGCGGCGCGCGCAGCGGGCGGACGCCTGATCGCAGTAGGGACGACGAGCCTTCGCCTTCTGGAAAGCGCAGCCAGGGCTGATGGTATCCATGCCTTTGAGGGCGACACGTCGATCTTCATCACCCCCGGCTACCGCTTTCACGCGGTGGACGGGTTGATGACCAACTTCCACCTTCCCCGATCAACACTGTTCATGCTTGTAAGCGCGCTGATGGGGCGGGAGCGGATGCAGGCCGTATACGCCCACGCCATCAGCCACGGCTATCGCTTCTACAGCTACGGCGATTCCTCGCTGTTGCTCCCCTGA
- a CDS encoding cupin domain-containing protein encodes MKGYHDNIETVTEDNADFRRVLYTGHNLQLVVMTLKPGEEIGAEVHDDRDQFFRFEAGEGEVTVDDNRYAVKADDAIIVPQGARHNVRCTGDEPLKMYTIYSPPEHIDGTVHRTAEEANAAHEHFDGKTTE; translated from the coding sequence ATGAAGGGCTACCACGACAACATCGAGACCGTGACCGAAGACAACGCTGATTTCCGACGCGTGCTCTACACCGGCCACAACCTTCAGCTTGTCGTGATGACCCTGAAGCCGGGCGAGGAAATCGGCGCCGAGGTGCACGACGATCGCGACCAGTTCTTCCGCTTCGAAGCGGGTGAAGGCGAAGTCACCGTCGATGACAATCGTTATGCGGTGAAGGCTGACGACGCGATCATCGTGCCCCAGGGTGCGCGGCACAACGTGCGCTGCACCGGCGACGAGCCGCTGAAGATGTACACGATCTACAGCCCGCCCGAACATATCGACGGAACCGTTCACCGCACCGCTGAAGAGGCGAACGCGGCGCACGAGCACTTTGACGGGAAAACGACCGAATAG
- a CDS encoding ABC transporter ATP-binding protein, which translates to MDTILEIEGLTKVYPSGLTALDGVDLTIRRGEIFALLGPNGAGKTTLIGAVCGIVRATGGNIRAFGHDLRTDWRSARRRIGLVPQELGFDMFDTVERQVAYSRGLFGCAPNAARIEEVLRSLSLWDKRREQIRALSGGMKRRVLIAKALSHDPELLFLDEPTAGVDVELRRDMWRQIGVLREQGVTVILTTHYIEEAEEMADRVGVIDKGRLLLVDDKAAIMARLGRTEARFRLAQPLAAVPHSLCAYSLHLEDDGRTLVYRGGNGAGQGKAEVAAIAQALSREDIPFMALDQIESSLEDIFVNLVEDGVA; encoded by the coding sequence ATGGATACGATTCTCGAAATCGAAGGGCTCACTAAGGTCTATCCCAGTGGGCTGACGGCGCTCGATGGCGTGGATCTCACGATCCGCCGTGGGGAAATCTTCGCGTTGCTGGGACCGAACGGTGCCGGGAAGACGACGTTGATCGGCGCTGTCTGCGGAATCGTGCGCGCGACCGGCGGCAATATTCGCGCATTCGGGCATGACCTGCGAACGGATTGGCGCAGCGCGCGGCGCCGGATCGGGCTGGTGCCGCAGGAGCTTGGCTTCGACATGTTCGACACTGTCGAGCGGCAGGTCGCCTATTCGCGGGGATTGTTTGGCTGCGCGCCCAATGCTGCCAGAATCGAGGAGGTGCTGCGTTCGCTCAGCCTGTGGGACAAGCGGCGCGAACAGATCCGCGCGCTCAGCGGAGGGATGAAGCGGCGGGTGCTGATCGCAAAGGCGCTGAGCCACGATCCTGAGCTCCTCTTTCTCGACGAGCCAACCGCTGGCGTGGATGTGGAACTGCGGCGCGACATGTGGCGCCAGATTGGCGTGCTGCGTGAACAGGGCGTCACCGTGATCCTCACCACCCACTACATCGAGGAGGCGGAAGAGATGGCCGACCGGGTGGGAGTGATCGACAAGGGGCGCCTGCTGCTGGTGGACGACAAGGCCGCGATCATGGCACGGCTCGGCCGAACGGAAGCGCGTTTCCGCCTGGCGCAGCCGCTCGCTGCCGTGCCGCATAGCTTGTGCGCATATTCCCTCCATTTGGAAGACGACGGCAGGACGCTGGTGTATCGCGGCGGCAACGGGGCAGGGCAGGGCAAGGCGGAGGTGGCCGCAATCGCCCAGGCGCTCTCCAGGGAAGACATACCTTTCATGGCGCTCGACCAGATAGAATCGAGCCTTGAGGATATTTTCGTCAACCTGGTGGAGGACGGCGTCGCATGA
- a CDS encoding ABC transporter permease, giving the protein MIGWRSTYAIYRNELMRFMRTVFGSLVSPVLTTSLYFIVFGAAIGGQMRAVGGVDYGAFIVPGLLMLTLLSESTSNASFGIYMPRFTGAIYELLSAPVGVAETLIGFVGAAATKSLILAAVILLTANLFVDYTVAHPVLAVLYIVLVSASFSLLGFILGVWAEGFEKLQMVPMLILTPLTFLGGTFYSIDMLAEPWRTVALFNPIVYLVNGLRWTFYGEADVSIGVSLGLTLVFLALCIAVIAWIFRSGWRLRS; this is encoded by the coding sequence ATGATCGGCTGGCGCTCTACGTACGCGATCTACCGCAACGAACTCATGCGCTTCATGCGCACGGTTTTTGGCTCGCTGGTGTCGCCGGTGCTGACCACCAGCCTCTATTTCATCGTGTTCGGCGCCGCGATAGGCGGCCAGATGCGCGCGGTGGGCGGGGTCGACTACGGGGCGTTCATCGTGCCCGGCCTGCTGATGCTCACTCTGCTCAGCGAAAGCACCAGCAACGCCAGCTTCGGCATTTACATGCCGCGCTTCACGGGCGCCATCTATGAACTTCTTTCGGCACCAGTGGGGGTCGCGGAAACGCTGATCGGCTTCGTGGGCGCCGCGGCAACCAAGAGCCTGATCCTTGCGGCGGTGATACTGCTGACTGCGAACCTGTTCGTCGACTATACAGTTGCACACCCGGTATTGGCGGTTCTTTATATCGTTCTCGTCAGCGCAAGTTTCTCGCTGCTCGGCTTCATCCTCGGCGTCTGGGCCGAAGGGTTCGAGAAGCTGCAAATGGTTCCGATGCTGATCCTCACTCCACTGACGTTCCTTGGCGGTACCTTCTATTCGATCGACATGCTCGCCGAACCGTGGCGCACGGTCGCGCTGTTCAATCCAATCGTATATCTGGTGAACGGCCTGCGCTGGACTTTCTATGGAGAGGCGGATGTGAGCATCGGCGTCTCGCTGGGTCTGACACTCGTGTTCCTGGCACTGTGCATCGCAGTCATCGCTTGGATCTTTCGCTCGGGGTGGCGACTGCGGAGCTGA